Proteins encoded by one window of Halomonas chromatireducens:
- a CDS encoding ABC transporter ATP-binding protein yields the protein MNNDNKRIRLDAVSKTWGGQAAVDRISFDVAPGEFVILLGPSGCGKSTTLRMIAGLEQASDGRIRIGERDVTHLPPGDRGLSMVFQSYALFPHLSVADNIVFGLRSRKVPKSERQERLARVANLVDLTAYLDRKPAQLSGGQRQRVALARSIISEHPICLMDEPLSNLDARLRGEMRREIKALQQRLGMTVIYVTHDQVEAMSMGDRVILMEAGRIVQDATPDELYNWPATAFAASFIGSPAMNLVTLAAAADGAVIEGEPRCSVASHDAKGHLLGVRPEDIAVLPADASGVPAEVVDAEYLGADSIVRLKVGSQELRARLDGVPGVAKGAACRLQWAPWATHFFDSGDGQRLALQGYDLSAAPGRLRQTQAAQRSGVQTPRGSSGKYSPGVNP from the coding sequence ATGAACAACGACAACAAGCGCATCCGGCTCGATGCCGTGAGCAAGACCTGGGGTGGCCAGGCCGCCGTGGACCGGATCTCCTTCGATGTCGCACCCGGTGAATTCGTGATCCTGCTGGGCCCCTCGGGCTGCGGCAAGTCGACGACACTGCGTATGATCGCCGGCCTCGAGCAGGCCAGCGATGGACGCATCCGCATCGGCGAGCGCGACGTGACCCATCTGCCACCCGGCGACCGCGGCCTGAGCATGGTGTTCCAGTCCTATGCGCTGTTTCCCCACCTGAGCGTGGCCGACAACATCGTCTTCGGCCTGCGCAGCCGCAAGGTGCCCAAGTCCGAGCGCCAGGAGCGCCTTGCCCGGGTGGCAAACCTGGTCGATCTCACCGCATACCTCGACCGCAAGCCGGCCCAGCTCTCGGGCGGGCAACGCCAGCGTGTGGCGCTGGCCCGGTCGATCATCTCCGAGCATCCCATCTGCCTGATGGACGAGCCGCTCTCCAACCTCGATGCCCGGCTGCGTGGCGAGATGCGGCGCGAGATCAAGGCCCTGCAGCAGCGGCTAGGCATGACCGTTATCTACGTCACCCACGACCAGGTGGAAGCCATGAGCATGGGCGACCGGGTCATCCTGATGGAGGCGGGGCGCATCGTGCAGGACGCGACCCCCGACGAGCTCTACAACTGGCCGGCCACGGCCTTCGCGGCAAGCTTCATCGGTAGCCCGGCCATGAACCTGGTGACACTCGCCGCGGCGGCCGATGGGGCCGTCATCGAGGGCGAGCCGCGCTGCAGCGTAGCGTCCCACGATGCCAAGGGGCACCTGCTGGGGGTCCGCCCCGAAGACATCGCCGTACTGCCCGCCGATGCCAGCGGCGTGCCGGCCGAGGTGGTCGATGCCGAATACCTGGGGGCCGACAGCATCGTGCGACTCAAGGTGGGTAGCCAGGAGCTGCGTGCGCGCCTGGATGGCGTGCCCGGCGTGGCCAAGGGGGCGGCCTGCCGCCTGCAGTGGGCACCCTGGGCGACCCACTTCTTCGATTCTGGAGACGGGCAACGCCTGGCGCTCCAGGGGTATGACCTGTCTGCGGCCCCCGGTCGCCTGAGGCAGACTCAAGCAGCGCAGAGAAGCGGGGTACAGACCCCGCGCGGTTCTTCCGGAAAATACTCACCAGGAGTCAACCCATGA
- a CDS encoding bifunctional GNAT family N-acetyltransferase/carbon-nitrogen hydrolase family protein: MSLDDLHLNLRNLTQDDYPQLKILMDAVYDDIGGAWPQHSIDRLIQEFPDGQIAIEDDERLIGVALTVRVDYDEFSNPHKYDDLVGNREIILNDPQGDAMYGLDVLIHPDYRGYRLGRRLYEARKELCRSLNLRAILAGGRIPNYHEHAGELSPTEYIELVARKEIHDPILSFQLANDFQVKRLLRKYLPEDEKSQGYATLLEWNNILFEPAERVLENRPTQVRVGAVQWQMRECASVEAVLQQVEYFVDALSSYQSDFAVFPELFNAPLMGLQDRATQQDQLAAIRFLAGFTEQFKTELSRMAVSYNINIVAGSMIEEGEDDRLYNIAYLCHRDGTIEKQAKLHITPQERREWVIEGGDELRVFETDAGRVGILICYDVEFPELGRLLADQDMDILFVPFWTDTKNGYLRVRHCAQARAIENECYVVLCGSVGNVPSIRNLDIQYAQSSVFTPSDFAFPHDAVLSETTPNTEMVIFSDLDLTRLTVVRAEGSVTNLKDRRKDLFDLRWRDWSWKSGSLTPGNPEEN, translated from the coding sequence ATGTCCCTCGACGACCTGCATCTGAACCTGCGCAACCTGACGCAGGACGACTACCCTCAGCTCAAGATTCTGATGGACGCCGTCTACGACGATATTGGTGGTGCCTGGCCACAGCACTCCATCGACCGGCTGATCCAGGAGTTTCCCGATGGCCAGATCGCCATTGAGGACGACGAGAGGCTGATAGGCGTGGCGCTGACCGTGCGGGTCGACTACGACGAGTTCTCCAACCCCCACAAGTACGACGACCTGGTGGGCAACCGCGAGATCATCCTCAACGATCCGCAAGGCGATGCCATGTACGGGCTGGATGTGCTGATCCATCCCGACTATCGCGGCTACCGGCTGGGGCGCCGCCTCTACGAGGCACGCAAGGAGCTGTGTCGTTCGCTCAACCTGCGCGCGATACTCGCCGGCGGACGTATTCCCAATTACCACGAGCACGCCGGGGAACTCTCGCCCACCGAGTACATCGAGCTGGTTGCACGCAAGGAGATTCATGATCCGATCCTCTCCTTCCAGTTGGCCAACGACTTCCAGGTCAAGCGCCTGTTGCGCAAGTACCTGCCGGAAGACGAGAAGTCCCAGGGCTACGCCACCCTGCTGGAGTGGAACAACATCCTCTTTGAGCCCGCCGAGCGGGTGCTGGAAAACCGTCCCACCCAGGTACGTGTCGGCGCCGTGCAGTGGCAGATGCGCGAATGCGCCTCGGTGGAGGCGGTACTGCAGCAGGTCGAGTACTTCGTCGACGCCCTCTCCAGCTACCAGAGCGACTTCGCCGTCTTTCCGGAGCTGTTCAATGCGCCGCTGATGGGGCTGCAGGACCGTGCCACCCAGCAGGACCAGCTGGCGGCCATCCGCTTCCTGGCCGGCTTCACCGAGCAGTTCAAGACCGAGCTGTCGCGCATGGCGGTCTCCTACAACATCAATATCGTCGCGGGTTCGATGATTGAAGAGGGTGAGGACGATCGGCTCTACAACATCGCCTACCTGTGTCATCGCGACGGCACCATCGAAAAGCAGGCCAAGCTGCACATCACCCCCCAGGAGCGCCGGGAGTGGGTGATCGAGGGCGGCGACGAGCTGCGCGTGTTCGAGACCGATGCCGGCCGCGTGGGCATCCTGATCTGCTACGACGTGGAATTTCCCGAGCTCGGCCGCCTGCTCGCCGACCAGGACATGGACATCCTCTTCGTGCCCTTCTGGACCGACACCAAGAACGGCTACCTGCGGGTGCGCCACTGCGCCCAGGCGCGGGCCATCGAGAACGAATGCTACGTGGTGCTGTGCGGCAGCGTCGGCAACGTGCCGTCGATCCGCAACCTCGACATCCAGTACGCCCAGTCCTCGGTATTCACACCCTCGGACTTCGCCTTCCCCCACGACGCAGTGCTCTCGGAGACCACGCCGAATACCGAGATGGTGATCTTCTCGGACCTGGACCTGACCCGGCTCACCGTGGTGCGGGCCGAAGGCTCGGTAACCAACCTCAAGGACCGGCGCAAGGACCTGTTCGACCTGCGCTGGCGCGACTGGTCCTGGAAGTCCGGCAGCCTGACGCCGGGCAATCCCGAGGAGAACTGA
- a CDS encoding zinc-dependent peptidase has translation MFGRLRRWRAERFASRHPFPEAAWAEARARLPLLAALGDEEADRLGRRAWHFLHLKRLSLHPELAGRTPFDLPAQLALSAQACLLTLGWPFDDHVDAFSGVHELLILPDAFRRHVEELDEFGVMHEYVDERAGETSSQGPVVLAFPDLMESGGLDGFNVVIHELAHKLDLGNSLDVDGFPPLPRDIDPKEWHRVFIGVWDDLQARLERGEDTPIDDYAASHPGECFAVCCEYFFTAPDILHEAYPALYELLTRYFRQQPLARLPEDHTAAPREPRGDQDRSAL, from the coding sequence ATGTTCGGTCGCCTTCGCCGCTGGCGGGCCGAGCGCTTCGCCTCGCGTCATCCCTTCCCCGAGGCGGCCTGGGCCGAGGCCCGTGCACGCCTGCCGCTGCTGGCGGCGCTGGGCGATGAGGAGGCCGACCGCCTGGGCCGGCGCGCCTGGCACTTCCTGCACCTCAAGCGGCTGAGCCTGCACCCCGAGCTGGCCGGTCGGACACCCTTCGACCTGCCGGCACAGCTGGCGCTCTCCGCCCAGGCCTGCCTGCTGACCCTGGGCTGGCCCTTCGACGACCATGTCGACGCCTTCAGTGGGGTCCACGAACTGTTGATCCTGCCCGACGCGTTCCGCCGCCATGTGGAGGAGCTGGACGAGTTCGGCGTGATGCACGAGTACGTGGATGAGCGGGCCGGCGAGACCTCGTCCCAGGGGCCGGTGGTGCTGGCCTTTCCCGACCTGATGGAGAGCGGCGGCCTCGACGGCTTCAACGTGGTGATCCATGAGCTCGCCCACAAGCTCGACCTGGGCAACTCGCTGGACGTCGACGGCTTCCCGCCGCTACCCCGGGACATCGATCCCAAGGAGTGGCACCGGGTCTTCATCGGCGTATGGGACGACCTCCAGGCACGCCTCGAGCGTGGCGAGGACACACCCATCGACGACTACGCCGCCAGCCATCCAGGGGAGTGCTTCGCGGTGTGCTGCGAGTACTTCTTTACCGCGCCGGACATCCTCCACGAGGCCTATCCGGCACTGTATGAGCTGCTGACACGCTACTTCCGCCAGCAGCCGCTGGCACGGCTGCCAGAGGATCACACCGCGGCCCCCCGGGAGCCTCGGGGAGACCAGGATCGTTCAGCCCTGTGA
- a CDS encoding NAD(P)-dependent oxidoreductase: MSQLFRVGLVGVGLMGHGIAMNILKGGHTLCFLDHPGNQPVDDLRAAGATAKASGREVAEAADVVILCVTGSPQVEAVLFEPGGVLEGLRAGCVVVDCSTALPSSTERVAARVEAAGGRFMDAAMTRTPKEAEEGRLNLIVGAPEALFAEVQPLLECFAENIAHAGQVGAGHTLKLLHNFVSLGFTAVLAEAAAASRRAGIDDAAFLDVLGKGGGGGVILERLRPYIADGDASGFRFSVANGLKDIGYYRTMTEDLDAQRGVADAVLALYQSMSDAGHADRPVPELVGLLGPSQG, translated from the coding sequence ATGAGTCAGCTATTTCGAGTCGGCCTGGTGGGCGTGGGCCTGATGGGTCACGGTATCGCCATGAACATCCTGAAAGGAGGGCATACGCTCTGCTTTCTCGACCACCCCGGCAACCAGCCCGTGGACGACCTGCGCGCCGCCGGGGCGACCGCGAAGGCAAGCGGCCGCGAGGTGGCCGAGGCCGCCGATGTGGTCATTCTCTGCGTGACCGGCTCGCCCCAGGTGGAGGCGGTGCTGTTCGAGCCCGGCGGGGTGCTGGAAGGGCTGCGGGCGGGCTGCGTGGTTGTCGACTGCTCCACGGCGCTGCCCAGCTCCACCGAGCGAGTGGCCGCCCGGGTGGAGGCGGCCGGCGGGCGCTTCATGGATGCCGCTATGACCCGCACCCCCAAGGAGGCGGAGGAGGGCCGGTTGAACCTTATCGTCGGTGCACCGGAGGCGCTGTTCGCCGAGGTGCAACCGCTGCTCGAGTGCTTTGCCGAGAACATCGCCCATGCCGGCCAGGTTGGCGCCGGCCATACCCTCAAGCTGCTGCACAATTTCGTCTCGCTGGGCTTCACCGCGGTGCTGGCCGAGGCCGCCGCGGCGTCACGGCGGGCCGGTATCGACGACGCTGCCTTCCTCGACGTGCTGGGCAAGGGCGGCGGTGGCGGGGTGATCCTGGAGCGCCTGCGGCCCTACATCGCCGATGGCGACGCCTCCGGTTTTCGCTTCAGCGTGGCCAACGGCCTCAAGGATATCGGCTACTACCGCACCATGACCGAAGACCTCGACGCCCAGCGCGGCGTGGCCGATGCGGTGCTGGCGCTCTACCAGTCGATGAGCGATGCCGGTCATGCCGACCGCCCCGTGCCGGAGCTGGTTGGCCTGCTGGGTCCGTCACAGGGCTGA
- a CDS encoding TVP38/TMEM64 family protein — translation MPRKVLLALASLMVLALLGFLGQWLAARDLFDANTLFALLQGSLAWRDQPWAGVVVVAVFLIASLVLFPLSVLVILAGLIFGPVWGFVYSFIGTLLGAIATFWLGRWLGRDALLRYGGKRLLGLSRYLAGRGVRTITLLNLLPLAPYTLTNLLAGAFHIRFRDYLLGTLIGATPGLAGIILLSSQLGTLLSAEDRQELAWAGAGVIAGLALLYGLKRYADARQRRRHRG, via the coding sequence ATGCCCCGCAAGGTCCTTCTCGCCCTCGCCAGCCTGATGGTGCTCGCTCTACTCGGTTTCCTGGGACAATGGCTGGCTGCACGCGACCTGTTCGATGCCAACACCCTGTTCGCCCTGCTGCAGGGTTCGCTGGCCTGGCGCGACCAGCCCTGGGCCGGCGTCGTGGTGGTCGCGGTCTTCTTGATCGCCTCACTGGTGCTTTTCCCGCTCAGCGTGCTGGTGATACTGGCCGGACTGATCTTTGGCCCGGTGTGGGGGTTCGTCTATTCGTTCATCGGTACGCTTCTGGGTGCGATTGCCACGTTCTGGCTGGGGCGCTGGCTGGGGCGCGACGCCCTGCTGCGCTACGGCGGAAAGCGGCTGCTAGGGCTTTCGCGCTACCTGGCCGGGCGTGGCGTGCGCACCATAACCCTGCTCAACCTCTTGCCCCTGGCACCGTACACGCTGACCAACCTGCTCGCCGGCGCCTTTCACATCCGTTTTCGCGACTACCTGCTGGGTACTCTGATCGGTGCCACGCCAGGACTGGCCGGCATCATCCTGCTCAGCAGCCAGCTCGGCACACTGCTCTCCGCCGAGGATCGTCAGGAGCTAGCCTGGGCGGGCGCTGGCGTCATCGCGGGCCTGGCCTTGCTGTACGGTCTCAAGCGCTATGCCGATGCCCGCCAACGGCGCCGACACCGAGGCTGA
- a CDS encoding LysR family transcriptional regulator: protein MAQLDDLAFFRQLARAGSLTATARELGLSLSAVSKRLKVLEARLGVELASRTTRRLSLTAEGERYLARGSAILEELAELEEALGEQQAALSGPLRVNATFGFGRHHVAPLLSAFCTRHPGVEGVLELSNYPLSLGDQGFDIGIRVGEPPDSRLVARRILANRRVLCAAPAYVSRMAPLASLNDLTAHPCLVLRENESDYAVWRFCHRGGDVEQAVKVAGPLASNDGEVIVGLALDGHGIALRSWWDVHEHLARGALIELLHEWQGVRADFHAVYQQRRHVPARIRAFVDFLEREMPGRVPAMAGET, encoded by the coding sequence ATGGCGCAGCTCGACGATCTCGCCTTCTTCCGGCAGCTGGCTCGCGCCGGTAGCCTTACCGCCACGGCCAGGGAGCTGGGGCTGTCGTTGTCGGCGGTCAGCAAGCGCCTCAAGGTGCTGGAGGCGCGTCTCGGCGTGGAGCTGGCCAGCCGCACCACGCGTCGCCTCTCGCTCACGGCGGAAGGCGAGCGCTACCTGGCGCGGGGGTCGGCAATCCTGGAGGAGCTTGCCGAGCTGGAAGAGGCCCTGGGTGAGCAACAGGCGGCGCTGTCCGGGCCGCTGCGGGTCAACGCCACCTTCGGCTTCGGCCGCCACCACGTGGCACCGCTGCTCTCGGCCTTCTGCACCCGGCACCCCGGCGTCGAGGGTGTGCTCGAGCTGAGCAATTATCCGCTGAGCCTCGGCGACCAGGGGTTCGATATCGGCATACGCGTGGGCGAGCCACCCGATTCGCGCCTGGTAGCCCGGCGTATCCTCGCCAACCGCCGGGTGCTGTGCGCCGCACCCGCCTATGTGTCGCGCATGGCGCCGCTCGCTTCGTTGAACGACCTGACGGCTCACCCCTGCCTGGTCCTGCGCGAAAACGAGAGCGACTACGCGGTGTGGCGGTTCTGCCACCGCGGTGGCGATGTCGAGCAGGCGGTCAAGGTGGCGGGGCCGCTGGCCAGCAATGATGGCGAGGTGATCGTGGGGCTGGCGCTGGATGGCCATGGGATCGCACTGCGCTCCTGGTGGGACGTGCACGAGCACCTGGCAAGGGGTGCCCTGATCGAGCTGCTCCACGAGTGGCAAGGGGTGCGGGCCGATTTTCATGCCGTCTATCAGCAACGGCGGCATGTTCCCGCTCGCATTCGCGCCTTCGTCGACTTCCTCGAACGGGAGATGCCGGGGAGGGTGCCGGCCATGGCAGGCGAAACCTGA
- a CDS encoding alpha/beta fold hydrolase has product MFEEYRSFSIDNNGIRIPGLIGGSGPPLLLLHGHPQTHLIWHRLAESLARHFTVVATDLRGYGDASKPPGEPDHANYSKRAMAADQVAVMHELGFERFLLCGHDRGGRVAHRLAMDHPEAVEKLMLLDIAPTLAMYEKTDRTFATAYFHWFFLIQPAPLPETLIEASPADYITRTMGGRHANLDAFDPAAIVEYQRCLAQPGAAHALCEDYRASNTIDLEHDSADREAGRRIACPVRVLWGQHGIIERCFDPLAEWRAVAEQVDGEALPCGHYIPEEAPSALHDHILQFMKTA; this is encoded by the coding sequence ATGTTCGAGGAGTATCGATCGTTCTCGATCGACAATAACGGTATACGCATACCCGGCCTCATCGGCGGCTCGGGGCCACCGTTGCTGCTGCTTCACGGCCACCCCCAGACCCATCTGATCTGGCATCGCCTGGCCGAGTCGCTGGCACGCCACTTCACGGTGGTGGCAACCGATCTGCGCGGCTACGGCGATGCCTCCAAGCCTCCCGGCGAGCCGGATCACGCCAACTACAGCAAACGGGCCATGGCCGCCGACCAGGTCGCGGTAATGCACGAACTGGGCTTCGAACGCTTCCTGCTCTGTGGCCACGACAGGGGCGGACGGGTGGCCCACCGCCTGGCCATGGACCACCCTGAGGCGGTGGAGAAGCTGATGCTGCTGGATATCGCGCCCACCCTGGCAATGTACGAGAAGACCGACCGTACCTTCGCCACCGCCTACTTCCACTGGTTCTTCCTGATCCAGCCGGCACCATTGCCGGAAACACTGATCGAGGCATCCCCGGCCGACTACATCACACGCACCATGGGCGGACGTCACGCCAACCTCGATGCCTTCGACCCGGCCGCCATCGTCGAATACCAGCGTTGTCTGGCCCAGCCAGGAGCCGCCCATGCACTGTGCGAGGACTATCGCGCCTCGAATACCATCGACCTGGAACACGACAGCGCCGACCGCGAGGCCGGGCGCCGCATCGCCTGCCCCGTGAGGGTGCTATGGGGGCAGCACGGCATCATCGAGCGCTGTTTCGACCCGCTGGCGGAGTGGCGCGCCGTCGCCGAGCAGGTCGACGGCGAGGCCCTGCCCTGTGGCCACTACATTCCCGAGGAAGCGCCGAGTGCGCTGCACGACCATATCCTTCAATTCATGAAAACCGCATGA
- a CDS encoding tartrate dehydrogenase, with protein MTQRIAVIPGDGIGTEVMPEGLRTLEAAAKKFGIDLAFEHFDFACCDYYAKHGQMMPDDWFEQLKDFDAIFYGAVGWPDTVPDHVSLWGSLLQFRRQFDQYINLRPCKLLPGIKSPLADRNPGDIDFYVVRENTEGEYSSVGGKMFEGTDREVVIQETVMSRHGVDRVLKYAFDLAQSRPRKKLTSATKSNGIAITMPWWDERVEAMSGNYSDVSVDKFHIDILTANFVLHPDWFDVVVGSNLFGDILSDLGPACTGTIGVAPSANINPEGKFPSLFEPVHGSAPDIAGKGIANPIGQIWSGAMMLEHLGHAKAAKAIVDAFEAVLAEGDASLLTPDIRGQGTTETLGQAIAERILETEQ; from the coding sequence ATGACCCAGCGTATCGCCGTTATCCCCGGTGATGGCATCGGCACCGAAGTGATGCCCGAAGGCCTGCGCACCCTGGAAGCCGCCGCCAAGAAATTCGGCATCGACCTGGCTTTCGAGCATTTCGATTTTGCCTGCTGCGACTACTACGCGAAGCACGGCCAGATGATGCCCGACGACTGGTTCGAGCAGCTCAAGGATTTCGACGCCATCTTCTACGGCGCCGTGGGCTGGCCTGACACCGTACCGGACCATGTCTCTCTCTGGGGGTCGCTGCTGCAGTTCCGCCGTCAGTTCGACCAGTACATCAACCTGCGCCCCTGCAAGCTGCTGCCCGGTATCAAGAGTCCCCTTGCCGACCGCAACCCCGGCGACATCGACTTCTACGTGGTGCGCGAGAACACCGAGGGCGAGTACTCCAGCGTCGGCGGCAAGATGTTCGAGGGCACCGACCGTGAGGTGGTGATCCAGGAGACGGTGATGAGCCGCCACGGCGTCGACCGGGTGCTGAAGTACGCCTTCGACCTGGCACAGAGTCGCCCGCGGAAGAAGCTCACCTCGGCCACCAAGTCCAACGGCATCGCCATCACCATGCCCTGGTGGGACGAACGCGTGGAGGCCATGTCCGGCAACTATTCGGACGTCAGCGTCGACAAGTTTCACATCGATATCCTGACCGCCAATTTCGTCCTGCATCCCGACTGGTTCGACGTGGTGGTGGGCAGCAACCTGTTCGGCGACATCCTCTCCGACCTGGGCCCGGCCTGCACCGGCACCATCGGCGTGGCCCCCTCGGCCAACATCAACCCGGAAGGCAAGTTCCCCAGCCTGTTCGAACCGGTCCACGGCAGTGCACCGGACATCGCCGGCAAGGGTATCGCCAACCCCATCGGCCAGATCTGGTCCGGGGCGATGATGCTCGAGCACCTGGGCCACGCCAAGGCCGCCAAGGCCATCGTCGATGCTTTCGAAGCGGTACTGGCCGAAGGCGACGCCAGCCTGCTGACCCCTGATATCCGCGGCCAGGGAACCACGGAGACCCTGGGCCAGGCCATTGCAGAACGTATCCTGGAGACGGAGCAGTGA
- a CDS encoding DUF6470 family protein: MKRTAIAIAVGALSAGLTHGVLAQDQDEDTQLSQQQQTTEENAQDRDALDTDTQGTNDETDIRVEQEPAEIEVEQEPPEVTVEQQAPEVTIEQPDPNVEIDQAEPEVTIEQQGEAEVRVEGADEASAEIRDDEQRDEDRDQRDDEEMYDDQNGQDRDAQGQGIQVSELENRDLINQDGEELGDIERVVRNIQSGEIYVIVTEGGFLGFGEDEMAYPIENLEIRSEGEVVLQSQSGERSADEFDDDNFEELDGDEEININHMN, encoded by the coding sequence ATGAAAAGGACAGCAATCGCTATCGCAGTAGGCGCACTGAGTGCCGGGCTTACCCACGGCGTCCTCGCCCAAGACCAAGACGAGGATACACAGCTGAGCCAACAGCAGCAGACGACTGAAGAGAACGCCCAGGATCGGGATGCACTCGATACCGATACTCAGGGCACAAACGATGAGACAGATATCCGGGTCGAGCAGGAGCCGGCCGAGATCGAGGTCGAGCAGGAGCCACCCGAGGTGACCGTCGAGCAGCAGGCCCCTGAAGTGACCATTGAGCAGCCCGATCCCAACGTCGAAATCGATCAGGCCGAACCGGAGGTCACCATCGAGCAACAGGGTGAAGCCGAGGTGCGTGTCGAAGGCGCAGACGAGGCTTCAGCCGAGATCCGCGACGACGAGCAGCGCGATGAAGATCGCGACCAGCGCGATGACGAAGAAATGTACGACGACCAGAACGGTCAGGATCGTGACGCTCAGGGCCAGGGCATCCAGGTCAGCGAGCTGGAAAACCGCGACCTCATCAATCAGGACGGTGAGGAGCTCGGCGACATTGAACGTGTGGTGCGCAACATCCAGAGCGGCGAAATCTACGTGATCGTTACGGAAGGCGGCTTCCTCGGCTTCGGCGAAGACGAGATGGCCTATCCGATCGAGAATCTCGAAATTCGCTCCGAAGGCGAAGTCGTTCTTCAGTCACAGAGCGGCGAACGTTCAGCCGACGAGTTCGACGATGACAACTTCGAGGAGCTGGATGGAGATGAAGAGATCAATATCAATCACATGAACTGA
- a CDS encoding hemerythrin domain-containing protein, with amino-acid sequence MTIFEALRQDHDIQRDLLARLMETQGDSEERHALYRQVRDELKHHAAAEERALYIPMMAIDLTQEKARHSVAEHHDIDEMIETLDATDYASPGWLANAKKLSHLVLHHLDEEEQEVFQLAGRGLASDQKTALADDYREEMARQRGA; translated from the coding sequence ATGACAATCTTCGAGGCACTTCGACAAGACCACGATATTCAACGCGATCTGCTCGCCCGTCTGATGGAGACACAGGGCGACAGCGAGGAACGGCATGCGCTGTACCGCCAGGTACGCGACGAATTGAAGCATCATGCCGCCGCCGAGGAGCGAGCCCTCTACATCCCCATGATGGCAATCGACCTGACCCAGGAAAAAGCGCGGCACAGCGTGGCGGAACACCACGACATCGACGAGATGATCGAAACGCTGGATGCCACCGACTACGCCTCCCCAGGCTGGCTGGCCAACGCCAAGAAGCTGAGCCACCTGGTGCTGCATCACCTCGATGAAGAAGAACAGGAAGTCTTCCAGCTAGCCGGGCGCGGCCTGGCCAGCGACCAGAAGACAGCGCTGGCCGATGACTATCGAGAGGAAATGGCCAGGCAGCGTGGTGCATGA
- a CDS encoding class I SAM-dependent methyltransferase: MPDEYCHDSRDYVRQLNAHYDAETEPDSNALLHRLRQAFVEAGCDPDKLSLDDSAGIDQLHLGGRSASRALAALGGLRGGERVLDVGCGTGGASRLLAAEYGCKVVGVDITAAFVKVADWLSKATGLDDRTRFMCADAASVSLAAESVDWVWCQHALMNMPHVPRVLAEWRRLLVPGGCVLLHEVVAGDNPEPLILPVPWARTPATSHLRSREQLERAMALSGFESLRVDDVTDSALAWRQVHSQRESRTEEALERGRRLPGPEMIFGEEFPTMGRNLRDNLAAGKVRILEGVWRVMN, from the coding sequence ATGCCAGATGAATACTGTCACGATTCCCGCGACTACGTCCGTCAGCTCAACGCCCACTACGATGCCGAAACCGAACCGGACAGCAATGCCTTATTGCACCGCTTGCGGCAAGCCTTTGTAGAGGCTGGCTGCGACCCGGACAAGTTGAGTCTGGACGACAGCGCCGGCATCGACCAGCTCCACCTTGGCGGGAGAAGCGCCAGCCGCGCCCTGGCGGCCCTGGGTGGACTTCGGGGTGGCGAACGGGTTCTCGACGTTGGTTGCGGCACCGGTGGCGCCAGCCGACTGCTGGCAGCCGAGTACGGCTGTAAGGTGGTGGGTGTCGACATTACGGCGGCCTTCGTCAAAGTGGCCGATTGGCTCAGCAAGGCCACCGGCCTGGATGATCGTACCCGTTTCATGTGCGCCGACGCTGCCAGCGTGTCGCTGGCAGCGGAAAGCGTTGATTGGGTGTGGTGCCAGCATGCGCTGATGAACATGCCCCATGTGCCGCGGGTACTGGCTGAGTGGCGGCGTTTGCTGGTGCCGGGCGGATGCGTGCTGCTGCACGAGGTCGTGGCCGGTGACAATCCCGAGCCGCTGATTCTACCCGTTCCCTGGGCGCGTACGCCTGCCACCAGTCACCTGCGTAGCCGTGAGCAACTCGAGCGCGCTATGGCACTATCCGGCTTTGAGTCGCTTAGGGTGGATGATGTTACCGATTCGGCGCTGGCCTGGCGGCAGGTACATAGCCAACGCGAAAGCCGCACTGAAGAGGCGCTCGAGAGGGGCCGCAGACTGCCGGGCCCGGAGATGATTTTCGGGGAGGAGTTTCCCACCATGGGGCGCAACCTGCGCGACAACCTCGCCGCCGGCAAGGTGCGCATTCTCGAAGGGGTCTGGCGTGTCATGAATTGA